From a region of the Flavobacterium sediminilitoris genome:
- a CDS encoding sensor histidine kinase, translated as MNKKRFRLLVFLMSLSLVGIIIVQLYWINTSLKKSEEEFKLHVQQIIGNVADAIDNKELVSFYQQYNKIKDSIGKEPETNTLKEFFFLERNRKTNETIIYTSSLVAENYGINGSFFDKNADTINVGSLVSNRKTEIYAGTSIDNPSIEMTRKPDVTIEKSGSLSSLDKVNFQLFFKDIVSQRAIQDRIGKQELEKYLKDELDKYQIKTPFEFGIYSNGLATKIRSDKFKYDKRSTYGIPIFQDNEGMSQYQLLVTFPQKSKFFFSSILGITMLSLLFTLIIVLTYSSALNQLIKQKQISEIKTDFINNMTHEFKTPIATINLALDAIKNPKIIEDKDKVQRYLQMIKEENKRMHAQVENVLRISKLEKNELDISKEPVDVLQIIEDAIEHISLIIEDREGQIKTHFEATRTTILLNDVHFTNVLVNVLDNAVKYSVGAPIIDVFTENIKDFIIIKIQDQGSGMSKVAQKRVFEKFYREHTGDLHNVKGHGLGLSYVKQIVEDHNGQIFVESEKGKGSTFIFKMPLIN; from the coding sequence ATGAATAAAAAAAGGTTTCGCTTATTGGTTTTTTTAATGAGTTTATCTTTGGTAGGGATAATAATTGTTCAATTATATTGGATAAATACGTCATTAAAAAAGAGTGAAGAGGAGTTTAAGCTTCATGTTCAGCAAATTATAGGTAATGTCGCAGATGCAATAGATAATAAAGAACTGGTTTCATTTTACCAACAATACAATAAAATTAAAGATAGTATAGGTAAAGAACCAGAAACAAACACGTTAAAAGAATTCTTTTTTTTAGAAAGAAATAGAAAAACAAATGAAACAATAATTTATACAAGTTCATTAGTTGCTGAAAATTATGGAATAAATGGATCTTTTTTTGATAAAAATGCAGATACAATAAATGTAGGAAGTCTAGTTTCAAATAGAAAGACAGAAATTTATGCAGGAACTTCAATTGATAATCCTTCGATTGAAATGACTAGAAAGCCAGATGTTACAATAGAAAAATCGGGTAGTTTATCCTCTTTAGATAAAGTTAATTTTCAACTTTTTTTTAAAGATATTGTATCGCAAAGAGCTATTCAAGACAGAATAGGCAAACAAGAACTTGAAAAATATTTAAAAGACGAGTTAGATAAATATCAAATAAAAACACCATTTGAGTTTGGTATTTATAGTAATGGTCTTGCAACAAAAATACGTTCAGATAAATTTAAGTATGATAAAAGATCTACTTATGGAATTCCTATCTTTCAGGATAATGAAGGAATGAGTCAATATCAATTATTGGTTACATTTCCTCAAAAGAGTAAATTCTTTTTCTCATCAATATTAGGAATTACAATGTTGTCTTTATTATTTACATTAATAATTGTTTTAACCTATTCAAGTGCTTTAAATCAATTAATTAAACAAAAACAAATTTCGGAAATTAAAACCGATTTTATAAATAATATGACGCACGAGTTTAAGACACCTATTGCAACAATAAATCTTGCACTCGACGCCATTAAGAATCCTAAAATTATTGAAGATAAAGATAAAGTACAACGTTATCTTCAAATGATTAAGGAAGAAAATAAAAGAATGCATGCACAGGTGGAAAATGTTTTACGAATTTCTAAATTAGAAAAAAATGAATTAGATATTTCCAAAGAACCTGTAGATGTTTTACAAATAATAGAAGATGCAATTGAACATATTAGTTTGATAATTGAAGATAGAGAAGGACAAATAAAAACGCATTTTGAAGCGACTAGAACAACAATATTGTTAAACGATGTACATTTTACAAATGTTTTAGTAAATGTTTTGGATAATGCAGTTAAATATTCAGTAGGAGCACCTATAATTGATGTATTTACTGAGAATATTAAAGATTTTATTATAATTAAAATACAAGATCAAGGATCTGGAATGAGTAAAGTAGCTCAAAAAAGAGTCTTTGAGAAATTTTATAGAGAGCATACAGGAGATTTGCATAATGTAAAAGGACATGGTCTAGGTTTGTCTTATGTTAAACAAATAGTTGAAGACCATAATGGGCAAATTTTTGTTGAAAGTGAAAAAGGAAAAGGAAGTACATTTATATTTAAAATGCCATTAATAAATTAA
- the coaE gene encoding dephospho-CoA kinase (Dephospho-CoA kinase (CoaE) performs the final step in coenzyme A biosynthesis.), translating into MTKIIGLTGGIGSGKSTVAKYIASKNIPVYIADDEAKKIMDDENVVVEVQLLFEENILNDKHKLDRKKIASIVFQNPEKLNQLNQLIHPKVKQHFKDWLKTHKNAPFIIKEVAILFETGGDKECDKVILITAPENVKMDRIMKRDNIDKNEILKRMKNQLSDDEKSKKSDFIVQNINLNDTFLEIDKILKILKIS; encoded by the coding sequence ATGACAAAAATTATTGGACTTACCGGGGGAATTGGAAGCGGAAAAAGTACCGTTGCAAAATATATTGCTTCGAAAAATATTCCTGTATATATAGCTGATGATGAAGCAAAAAAAATAATGGACGATGAAAACGTTGTTGTTGAAGTTCAGTTGCTTTTTGAAGAAAATATATTAAACGATAAACATAAATTAGACAGAAAAAAAATTGCTTCAATTGTTTTTCAAAATCCTGAAAAATTAAATCAGTTAAATCAGTTAATTCATCCAAAAGTAAAGCAACATTTTAAAGATTGGTTAAAAACACACAAGAATGCTCCTTTTATTATTAAAGAAGTTGCTATACTATTTGAGACAGGTGGAGATAAAGAATGTGATAAAGTAATATTAATTACAGCACCTGAAAATGTGAAAATGGATAGGATAATGAAAAGAGATAATATTGATAAAAATGAAATATTAAAAAGAATGAAAAATCAACTTTCTGATGATGAAAAATCAAAGAAAAGCGATTTTATTGTGCAGAATATTAATTTAAATGATACTTTTTTGGAAATTGATAAAATTCTTAAAATTTTAAAAATATCGTAA